From Neobacillus sp. PS2-9, the proteins below share one genomic window:
- a CDS encoding GNAT family N-acetyltransferase, producing MLIQKATIDELEVVTELFDLYRVFYEQASDLTAAKEFLKERIVNEESVIFVALEDNEALGFVQLYPSFSSVSMKRSWVLNDLYVKKQARGKGVGENLINTALHFTKESGAKGVLLETGKENINAQRLYEKIGFVKETNYFYYYTV from the coding sequence ATGTTAATTCAAAAGGCTACAATAGATGAACTAGAAGTCGTAACCGAACTATTTGATTTGTATCGAGTGTTTTACGAACAAGCATCAGACCTTACTGCAGCGAAAGAGTTTTTGAAAGAAAGAATAGTTAATGAGGAGTCGGTTATCTTCGTCGCTCTTGAAGACAATGAGGCACTTGGATTTGTTCAGCTTTATCCGTCTTTTTCATCTGTCAGCATGAAGCGCTCTTGGGTACTCAATGATTTGTATGTAAAAAAACAAGCACGCGGCAAAGGTGTGGGGGAAAATCTAATCAACACAGCCCTTCATTTCACAAAAGAATCTGGGGCAAAAGGAGTATTACTCGAAACAGGCAAGGAAAACATTAACGCTCAAAGACTTTATGAAAAAATAGGTTTTGTGAAGGAAACGAATTATTTTTATTATTATACGGTTTAA
- a CDS encoding alpha/beta hydrolase — protein sequence MKCMVTKGCINYEISGSGYPVLILHSMGTDHRSMVPWLEPIFNDIEGFQRIYIDIPAHGKSLIDNHFASSDDMLLNILDFIDRIIPNQEFSLIGFSYGGYLAQGILHQRRNLVKSICLLATALHLKEKGILPKKVIQDQDTDALMELDSDIRIAFETLMNIQNKENLEIFLREMQPGRLLANRNFLLSNWREKGYYFSEEPLQDADMVSLPALLILGKQDSICGYKDHFNLFEKFSHATFAVLDQAGHMLHIEKREIVQGLIKDWLTRSNSFSK from the coding sequence ATGAAATGCATGGTTACAAAGGGATGTATTAATTACGAAATTTCAGGTAGTGGTTATCCGGTTCTAATATTACATTCGATGGGGACTGACCACCGGTCGATGGTGCCTTGGTTAGAGCCTATTTTTAATGATATTGAAGGGTTTCAAAGGATATATATCGATATCCCTGCACACGGTAAAAGTTTGATTGATAATCATTTTGCATCTTCTGACGACATGCTTTTGAATATCTTAGATTTTATTGATCGGATTATTCCAAATCAAGAATTTTCTCTAATAGGTTTTTCGTATGGTGGGTATTTAGCGCAAGGAATCTTACACCAGAGGAGAAACCTAGTGAAAAGCATTTGTTTATTGGCTACAGCACTCCATCTAAAAGAAAAAGGAATCCTCCCTAAAAAAGTAATCCAGGATCAAGATACTGATGCATTAATGGAATTGGATTCAGATATAAGAATAGCGTTTGAAACATTAATGAATATCCAAAATAAAGAAAACCTTGAAATTTTTTTACGAGAAATGCAACCTGGTCGCTTATTAGCTAATCGGAATTTTTTACTGTCAAATTGGCGAGAAAAAGGCTATTACTTTTCGGAAGAACCATTACAGGACGCTGACATGGTTTCACTTCCCGCTCTCCTTATCTTAGGGAAACAAGATTCAATCTGTGGGTACAAAGATCACTTTAATCTTTTTGAAAAATTTTCTCATGCTACGTTTGCTGTATTAGATCAAGCGGGTCATATGTTACATATCGAAAAACGTGAAATTGTTCAGGGTTTAATTAAAGATTGGTTAACTAGGTCGAATTCTTTCAGTAAATAA
- a CDS encoding YcxB family protein, producing the protein MEITYNLTEEDFLHFNMFHLKHSKSAIQSLNVQRFLTPVFFILMAFLLSEFGNIPFLELFIVFLITSILWIIFYPWYFYNTVTRRMKKMFKEGKNVGLLGEHVLTLNEEGLVESSANGQIKVNWSGITDYKEDEQYFYLYNSSVSAYIIPKRDLNNSEEVENFLKGKVSII; encoded by the coding sequence ATGGAGATTACTTACAATTTAACAGAAGAGGATTTCTTGCACTTTAATATGTTCCATCTAAAACATTCTAAATCTGCCATTCAATCATTAAATGTACAACGATTTTTAACGCCAGTATTTTTTATCCTAATGGCTTTTCTTTTATCTGAATTTGGAAATATACCATTTCTAGAGCTATTTATAGTTTTTTTGATCACGAGTATCTTGTGGATTATCTTTTACCCATGGTACTTCTATAACACGGTCACAAGAAGAATGAAGAAAATGTTCAAAGAAGGTAAGAATGTAGGTTTACTTGGTGAACATGTACTGACATTGAATGAAGAAGGTTTGGTGGAATCATCTGCAAATGGTCAAATAAAAGTGAACTGGTCTGGCATCACTGATTATAAAGAGGACGAGCAGTACTTTTATTTATATAACAGTTCTGTAAGTGCTTATATTATTCCAAAAAGAGATTTAAATAACAGTGAGGAAGTTGAGAATTTTCTTAAGGGGAAGGTTTCAATTATATAA
- a CDS encoding CBO0543 family protein, which translates to MSHEAIGMLTTIAIATIGCLYFIRIDWKRYGLLYLISALAANLLCYTFTYLGFYSFPNNILHKGFLTPFGLVSTVFPLLTMFGVRFSPDSWSWKIPFYWALVHLGVLGEVILKQTIIFKFEPEWDLWDSYTLWWIYYLLFELLGGKIVPSKHRKPISSDAFRYGKWGWIVLHVIVISTIFLAGVYVGVTIFK; encoded by the coding sequence TTGAGTCATGAAGCAATTGGGATGTTGACAACCATAGCTATAGCTACAATTGGATGCTTATACTTTATTAGAATTGACTGGAAGAGATATGGGCTTCTCTACTTAATTAGTGCTTTAGCGGCTAATCTGCTTTGCTATACCTTTACGTACCTTGGATTTTACAGTTTTCCAAACAACATTTTACATAAGGGTTTCTTAACCCCTTTTGGTCTAGTTTCAACAGTCTTCCCCCTGTTAACCATGTTTGGAGTTCGATTTAGCCCTGACAGCTGGAGTTGGAAAATTCCCTTTTATTGGGCGCTTGTACATTTGGGAGTGCTAGGAGAAGTCATACTAAAGCAAACCATTATTTTTAAATTTGAACCGGAATGGGATTTATGGGATTCCTATACCTTATGGTGGATATATTATTTACTTTTTGAACTTTTAGGCGGAAAAATTGTACCATCAAAGCATAGAAAACCAATTAGCTCAGATGCTTTTCGATACGGTAAATGGGGCTGGATCGTTCTGCATGTGATTGTCATTAGTACGATTTTTTTAGCTGGGGTTTATGTAGGGGTTACCATATTCAAATAG
- a CDS encoding SET domain-containing protein: MIEVKTSKLSDGELNRGVFATQDIAKGELFHEAPVIPYPNREHVHIEKTLLADYAFEYGQNHTALLLGYGMLFNHSYQPNAIYEINFPNHTFDFYAYRDIKAGEEILINYNGDVDDDEPLWFNKEEKTDSQDE, from the coding sequence ATGATTGAAGTAAAAACGTCGAAGCTTAGTGATGGAGAATTAAATAGAGGGGTATTTGCGACACAGGATATAGCAAAAGGTGAATTGTTTCATGAGGCACCTGTTATTCCTTATCCGAACAGAGAGCATGTACATATCGAGAAAACATTGCTAGCTGATTATGCTTTTGAGTATGGACAGAACCACACTGCCCTTTTGTTAGGATATGGTATGCTGTTTAATCATTCTTATCAGCCTAATGCCATTTATGAAATTAACTTTCCAAATCATACTTTTGACTTTTATGCATATCGGGATATAAAAGCAGGAGAAGAAATTCTTATCAATTATAATGGCGATGTGGATGATGATGAGCCGCTTTGGTTTAATAAAGAGGAAAAAACAGATAGTCAAGATGAGTAA
- a CDS encoding cysteine hydrolase family protein encodes MSDLNSALLVIDMQVGPLYGTYMKEETMATVKDIIANAEAKKIPIFYIQHEEQAGGFLERGTPFWRFVDGISPRSSDRIINKMSTDAFHETSLQDELASLGVSQLIVVGARTEYCVDTTCRRAVTLGYNVTLVSDGHTTADGAIPAEMVIKHHNHHLSTVKTIHHEITVTPAAQIVFL; translated from the coding sequence ATGAGTGATTTGAATTCTGCTTTGTTGGTCATTGACATGCAGGTGGGACCTCTTTATGGAACATATATGAAAGAAGAAACAATGGCAACAGTTAAGGATATAATTGCCAATGCAGAAGCAAAAAAGATACCAATCTTCTATATACAACATGAAGAACAGGCTGGAGGTTTTTTGGAAAGAGGCACACCATTTTGGCGGTTTGTTGACGGAATTTCTCCACGTTCCTCCGATCGGATAATAAATAAAATGAGTACGGATGCATTTCACGAGACTTCGCTACAGGATGAATTAGCGTCTCTAGGGGTTTCTCAATTGATTGTGGTTGGTGCAAGAACGGAATACTGTGTTGACACAACATGCCGAAGAGCGGTTACCCTAGGGTACAATGTCACATTAGTATCAGATGGTCATACAACTGCAGACGGTGCTATACCAGCAGAAATGGTTATAAAGCATCACAACCACCATTTAAGCACCGTAAAAACAATCCATCATGAGATAACAGTTACGCCCGCTGCACAAATTGTATTTTTATAA
- a CDS encoding alcohol dehydrogenase catalytic domain-containing protein: MIAVVFNPEKVMPEIQEVPIPVIGDHEVLIKVKAAALNHRDLHITNSKNKRSFIYGSDGAGEIIDVGKQVTQWSIGNEVVINSQISCLQCEYCLKGEHSFCESGSVLGGAVWGGTFAEYVKVPAANLERKPNHLTFAEAAALPLAFGTAWRALFSKAKLQAGESILIEGIGGGVALYSLQLALSVGAKVFVTSSSDEKLEKAVKLGATAGFNYRDGGINPLSLVPTGFDVIVSSNSRTLTSSIHYAKKGGRLVQFSFIGENLPLFDIDTVMGKQLQIFGSAMHSYTEFKNAFRFVEESKLMPVVSNILPLESFEEGFSEMKQGNQFGKIVFTL, translated from the coding sequence ATGATAGCTGTAGTTTTTAATCCTGAAAAAGTAATGCCAGAAATACAGGAGGTTCCTATTCCAGTCATAGGAGATCATGAGGTGCTCATTAAGGTTAAAGCAGCTGCACTAAACCATCGTGATCTTCATATAACAAACTCAAAAAATAAAAGGAGTTTCATATATGGTTCAGATGGTGCTGGTGAAATTATTGATGTTGGCAAACAGGTGACCCAATGGTCAATAGGGAACGAGGTCGTGATCAATTCTCAAATCTCATGCTTGCAATGTGAGTATTGCCTAAAAGGGGAACATTCTTTTTGTGAATCAGGAAGTGTATTAGGCGGGGCTGTTTGGGGAGGTACTTTTGCCGAGTATGTAAAAGTCCCGGCGGCCAATCTAGAACGAAAACCCAACCACTTAACCTTTGCGGAAGCAGCAGCCCTCCCGTTAGCATTTGGTACAGCTTGGAGAGCGTTATTTTCTAAAGCAAAGCTTCAGGCAGGTGAATCCATATTAATTGAAGGGATTGGTGGAGGAGTTGCGTTGTATAGTTTGCAGCTAGCCTTATCAGTAGGAGCGAAAGTGTTCGTCACTTCCAGCTCTGATGAGAAATTAGAAAAGGCCGTAAAGCTGGGGGCAACGGCTGGATTTAACTACCGTGATGGTGGGATAAATCCCCTTTCTCTCGTTCCAACAGGGTTTGATGTCATCGTATCGAGTAATAGTCGTACCCTCACTTCAAGTATCCATTATGCAAAAAAGGGTGGCAGACTGGTACAATTTTCTTTTATCGGAGAAAATCTTCCCCTTTTTGATATTGATACAGTGATGGGGAAACAGCTACAAATTTTTGGATCAGCGATGCATTCATATACCGAATTTAAAAATGCTTTCAGATTTGTGGAAGAGTCAAAATTGATGCCAGTCGTATCTAACATCCTGCCATTAGAGTCCTTTGAGGAGGGATTCTCTGAAATGAAACAAGGAAATCAGTTTGGAAAAATTGTCTTTACTTTATAA
- a CDS encoding winged helix-turn-helix domain-containing protein → MYTVEISFTEVNELISSLHTYLCKSSHKRIDLGVGWVKMVKQQLSSNFQTELEGKDVWMPLQLLAIQHKEMDTHSFLKWLDEASTGELFERLSPWMSAVPNDLNEKRKEMVDLLSEWENQYFKDFNSEILERLKSESESRKKEINRFDPMEFGIHVTNGVIFIPVEGLKRIMFIPHYHSQPSNLFHFFGETLLCHYSPNIYPSAIDDPSMELMLVTKALSDKSRLKILKFLATHPATFIEVYRHMDLAKSTVHDHLISLRAAGLINVEIAGETLGKYSFRRECTSILLANLEGYLLKT, encoded by the coding sequence ATGTATACGGTAGAAATTTCTTTTACTGAAGTGAATGAATTAATTTCAAGTTTACATACCTACCTTTGTAAGAGCTCACATAAACGCATTGATTTAGGTGTCGGCTGGGTGAAGATGGTTAAGCAGCAGCTTTCATCCAACTTTCAAACCGAATTAGAAGGTAAGGACGTTTGGATGCCTCTGCAATTGCTGGCTATTCAGCATAAAGAAATGGACACCCACTCGTTTTTAAAGTGGCTTGATGAAGCCAGTACAGGAGAATTATTTGAACGACTATCTCCCTGGATGAGTGCTGTCCCAAATGACCTTAATGAAAAAAGAAAAGAAATGGTTGACCTGTTGTCTGAGTGGGAAAATCAATATTTCAAAGACTTTAATTCGGAAATACTCGAGAGATTAAAGAGTGAATCTGAGAGCAGAAAGAAGGAAATCAATCGTTTTGACCCAATGGAATTTGGTATTCATGTAACAAACGGTGTTATTTTTATACCAGTAGAAGGCTTAAAAAGGATTATGTTTATTCCTCATTATCATTCACAACCAAGTAATTTGTTCCATTTCTTTGGGGAAACCTTACTTTGTCACTATTCACCTAATATTTACCCGTCTGCAATTGATGACCCCTCCATGGAATTAATGTTAGTGACTAAAGCATTATCTGATAAAAGCAGATTGAAGATCCTGAAATTTCTGGCTACTCATCCTGCTACTTTTATAGAAGTCTATCGACATATGGATTTAGCGAAAAGTACTGTCCATGATCATTTAATTAGTTTAAGAGCAGCCGGCTTAATCAATGTAGAAATTGCGGGAGAAACACTTGGAAAATACAGTTTTCGAAGGGAATGCACTTCAATCTTACTAGCCAATCTTGAAGGATATCTCTTAAAAACATAA
- a CDS encoding alpha/beta hydrolase — protein sequence MASQESLLVRQYLQMSKANQSPEANIETARQGLEALSALTPVAQDITVEKVEIEGIAAEWVTAPNAVEDRVFLYLHGGAYIMGSCNTHRYLASKLSRSTAARVLVPEYRLAPEHPFPAAIEDAVSVYRWLLNSGVSSKNIVIGGDSAGGGLTLATLLSLKDAGDPLPALAVLLSPWTDMEGTGESMVTRAEVDPWLSPDATRLTPALYIRDLDPRHPLVSPIYADLTGLPSLLVHVGNDEILLSDAARLVDRARAAGVEVSFKVWDDMWHVFQTFAIPEGQQAIDEIGEFITKHFE from the coding sequence ATGGCCAGTCAAGAAAGTCTCTTAGTAAGGCAGTATTTACAGATGTCAAAGGCAAACCAATCACCTGAAGCAAATATTGAAACAGCTAGACAAGGATTAGAAGCTTTATCCGCTTTAACCCCTGTAGCACAAGATATTACCGTAGAAAAAGTAGAAATTGAAGGAATAGCAGCTGAATGGGTAACCGCACCAAATGCAGTAGAAGACCGTGTTTTCCTTTATCTTCATGGTGGTGCCTACATAATGGGTAGCTGTAATACACACCGATACTTAGCATCAAAGCTGTCTCGTTCCACTGCCGCACGAGTACTGGTACCAGAATATAGACTCGCTCCTGAACATCCTTTTCCAGCTGCAATTGAAGATGCCGTTAGTGTCTACCGATGGCTTCTCAACTCAGGTGTATCTTCAAAAAACATCGTCATTGGTGGTGATTCAGCAGGTGGCGGACTAACATTAGCCACCCTTTTATCGCTTAAGGATGCGGGCGACCCACTACCTGCCTTAGCTGTGCTATTATCCCCTTGGACAGACATGGAAGGCACCGGGGAATCCATGGTAACACGTGCAGAAGTGGACCCATGGTTATCACCAGATGCCACTCGTTTAACCCCAGCGTTGTATATTCGCGATCTAGATCCGCGTCATCCGCTTGTTTCACCTATATATGCTGATTTAACAGGGCTTCCTTCTCTGTTAGTCCACGTTGGAAATGATGAAATCTTGTTAAGTGATGCCGCCCGTCTAGTGGACCGCGCTCGAGCAGCGGGAGTAGAAGTTAGCTTTAAGGTTTGGGATGATATGTGGCATGTTTTTCAAACGTTCGCCATCCCTGAGGGACAACAGGCAATTGATGAAATTGGAGAGTTCATCACCAAACATTTCGAATAA
- a CDS encoding acyltransferase family protein encodes MKRQYDLDWIRVLVTLAVFIYHCFMFFNPWPWHVKNNETDPTYITAVSLFMSSWLMPIFFTVSGMSSYYALQKRSGNEYVKERLARLGVPLLFGVMILSPPQVYMERVSHGQFSGSFFSWFPQYFDGVYLDIGGTGNFAFVGLHLWYLFILMIFSILTVPLFLKKKPSIMKELKSYQLYLMPIPLMIVSTFVDVVRLGGWDITFYLVLFLFGYFFLTKESFKKVIKKLLPINLVISVCTSIFFVYGFISGMPSTGFIATMVFASIKAMNCWTWILVIFAVAERHLSFSNKWLSYSSQASMPFYVLHQPVIVTIGFFIANKAWSIPVKLIFLMVVAFFIIMLLYQFIISKVYILRILFGIKGVKKPKSSPDVKNVGS; translated from the coding sequence ATGAAAAGACAGTACGATCTCGATTGGATCCGTGTCCTCGTAACATTAGCCGTTTTCATTTATCACTGTTTCATGTTTTTTAATCCCTGGCCTTGGCATGTAAAAAATAATGAGACCGATCCAACCTATATTACAGCGGTCTCCTTGTTTATGAGTTCCTGGTTGATGCCGATTTTTTTCACAGTATCGGGGATGAGCTCCTATTATGCCCTCCAGAAAAGGTCTGGGAACGAATATGTGAAGGAACGACTTGCTAGGTTAGGAGTACCGCTTTTGTTTGGTGTTATGATACTATCGCCTCCACAGGTATATATGGAACGCGTGAGTCATGGGCAGTTTTCCGGATCCTTTTTTTCATGGTTCCCGCAGTATTTTGATGGTGTATATTTAGATATTGGTGGGACGGGGAATTTTGCTTTTGTAGGTCTGCATTTATGGTATTTGTTCATTCTTATGATATTTAGCATTTTAACGGTTCCACTTTTTCTTAAAAAGAAACCGTCTATTATGAAAGAATTAAAATCCTACCAATTATATCTGATGCCTATTCCTTTAATGATTGTATCCACATTCGTGGATGTTGTTCGTCTAGGAGGTTGGGACATTACTTTCTACTTGGTCTTATTTTTATTTGGTTATTTTTTTCTAACCAAAGAATCTTTCAAAAAGGTGATTAAAAAACTGCTTCCTATTAATCTAGTTATTTCAGTTTGTACATCAATCTTTTTTGTATATGGATTCATTTCAGGTATGCCTTCAACTGGGTTTATAGCAACAATGGTGTTTGCCTCCATTAAGGCAATGAATTGTTGGACTTGGATTCTTGTCATTTTTGCTGTTGCGGAAAGACATTTATCTTTTTCTAATAAGTGGTTATCATACAGTTCACAAGCATCTATGCCATTCTATGTTCTCCATCAGCCGGTTATTGTTACTATAGGATTTTTTATCGCTAATAAGGCATGGTCCATTCCTGTAAAACTCATCTTTTTAATGGTTGTTGCTTTTTTTATCATCATGCTCCTTTATCAATTTATCATTTCCAAGGTATATATATTACGTATTCTGTTTGGTATCAAAGGGGTTAAGAAACCAAAGTCTAGCCCAGATGTTAAAAATGTTGGTTCATAA
- a CDS encoding zinc-binding dehydrogenase codes for MKAIIVHEFGAPEVMQYVEVETPKINPSQVLIRVEKSSVNYADVKARYGHKGKGNFPFIPGLDTSGVIVEVGAEVNHLQPGQRVIAFPANGSYAEFVVAEGILTYEIPDSMDFTTAAACPTVSFLSYKLLADIARIEPGETILIHSAAGGVGTTAIKMAKLLGASNIIGTVGDENKVSIALKAGADHVICYKNDDFSSRVNELTDNQGVDIVLDSIAGEITGQSLTCLAPYGRLVQFGNSSGAVGSFKTSDLHSSCRSVLGFSLGTTRKRRPETLQSTAKEVLKLFSDGKLNMEVGHHYPLEAAITAHKLMESRLSTGKIILDVRDSLS; via the coding sequence TTGAAAGCAATTATCGTTCATGAATTTGGGGCACCAGAGGTTATGCAATATGTAGAGGTTGAGACACCAAAAATAAATCCTAGTCAGGTGTTAATTAGAGTAGAGAAATCAAGTGTGAATTATGCTGATGTGAAAGCGAGATATGGTCATAAAGGAAAAGGGAACTTCCCTTTTATTCCTGGACTTGATACGTCGGGTGTGATTGTGGAGGTTGGAGCAGAAGTAAATCATTTACAACCTGGGCAAAGAGTCATAGCATTTCCAGCTAATGGGTCTTACGCAGAATTTGTAGTCGCGGAAGGTATTCTTACATATGAAATACCCGATTCAATGGATTTTACCACTGCCGCTGCCTGTCCTACTGTTTCTTTCCTTTCTTATAAACTATTAGCAGATATTGCACGGATCGAACCGGGGGAAACCATCCTCATTCATTCCGCTGCAGGTGGAGTGGGAACTACGGCTATTAAGATGGCAAAACTGCTAGGTGCAAGTAATATTATCGGAACGGTAGGTGACGAAAATAAAGTGTCTATTGCACTAAAGGCTGGTGCAGACCATGTTATTTGCTATAAGAATGATGATTTTTCAAGTAGAGTAAATGAATTAACAGATAATCAAGGCGTAGATATTGTCCTCGATTCCATTGCTGGTGAGATAACTGGGCAAAGTCTAACCTGTCTTGCACCATATGGAAGGTTGGTTCAATTTGGAAATTCAAGTGGGGCAGTTGGAAGCTTTAAAACCAGTGATCTACACTCTAGCTGTCGGTCGGTGCTAGGTTTTAGCTTAGGGACAACAAGAAAAAGACGACCTGAGACCTTACAGTCTACAGCCAAGGAAGTACTCAAATTATTTAGTGATGGAAAATTAAATATGGAGGTTGGTCATCACTATCCCTTGGAGGCTGCTATTACTGCTCACAAGCTAATGGAAAGTAGACTAAGTACTGGAAAAATCATATTAGATGTAAGAGATTCTCTATCATAA
- a CDS encoding EamA family transporter, giving the protein MNSRGVILAYPRAKGMILVIIAATLWGVSGTVAQYLFHQQGFSTSWLVVTRLIFSGVGLLWFSQTVGKQNIWTIWKNKQDVSKLIVFGIFGMFGVQFTYFAAIEHANAATATVLQYLAPVIIAGYISIRGKKLPAKHEGIAIIFALLGTFLLVTQGNIHSLSITVPALFWGILSAFSLAFYTLYPRDLLLSWGSLITVGWGMTVGGISFSFIHPPWVFQGNWSLPSFLAVIFVVIFGTLIAFFCYMESMKYIKASEASLLACVEPLSAAFLAVAWLHVSFGAAEWIGSILIIATIFILSAVKK; this is encoded by the coding sequence ATGAATTCGCGCGGTGTCATCTTGGCGTATCCAAGGGCAAAAGGGATGATATTAGTTATAATTGCAGCTACCCTTTGGGGCGTCTCCGGGACGGTTGCACAATACTTATTTCATCAACAAGGCTTCAGTACCAGTTGGCTTGTCGTAACTCGATTGATTTTTTCAGGAGTGGGGTTACTCTGGTTTTCTCAAACGGTTGGAAAGCAAAATATCTGGACAATTTGGAAAAACAAGCAAGATGTTAGTAAGCTTATCGTTTTTGGCATCTTCGGGATGTTTGGTGTTCAATTTACCTATTTTGCAGCTATAGAACATGCAAATGCAGCAACTGCCACTGTCTTGCAATACCTTGCACCTGTAATTATTGCTGGATATATAAGCATTCGTGGGAAAAAGCTACCTGCTAAACATGAAGGGATTGCGATAATTTTTGCTCTGTTGGGAACATTTCTTCTAGTTACTCAAGGAAATATACATTCACTTTCCATAACGGTTCCGGCTTTATTTTGGGGAATCTTGTCTGCTTTTTCACTTGCTTTCTATACACTTTATCCGAGAGATTTGTTATTAAGTTGGGGTTCATTAATTACGGTTGGATGGGGCATGACAGTCGGAGGAATTAGCTTTAGCTTTATTCATCCGCCATGGGTGTTTCAAGGAAACTGGAGCCTGCCTTCTTTTTTAGCCGTTATTTTTGTAGTCATTTTTGGCACGTTAATTGCCTTCTTCTGCTACATGGAAAGTATGAAATACATAAAGGCATCTGAGGCTAGTCTTTTAGCCTGTGTTGAACCATTATCAGCCGCCTTTTTAGCAGTTGCCTGGCTCCATGTTTCCTTTGGAGCAGCAGAATGGATTGGTTCAATATTAATTATCGCTACGATATTTATACTGTCAGCTGTAAAAAAATAA
- a CDS encoding YebC/PmpR family DNA-binding transcriptional regulator, with the protein MGRKWNNIKEKKASKDANTSRIYAKFGVEIFVAAKQGEPNPESNQSLRFVLERAKTYNVPKHIIDRAIDKAKGGSEESYTELRYEGFGPNGSMVIVDALTNNVNRTASDVRAAFGKNGGNMGVSGSVAYMFDATAVIGIEGKSSDDVLELLMEADVDVRDIIEEEDSVIVYAEPDQFHAVQEAFRNAGITEFTVAELTMLAQNDVTLPEDAQAKFEKMIDALEDLDDVQQVYHNVDLGE; encoded by the coding sequence ATGGGTCGTAAATGGAACAATATTAAAGAAAAAAAAGCGTCCAAAGATGCAAATACTAGTCGTATCTATGCGAAATTTGGTGTGGAAATCTTTGTAGCAGCGAAGCAAGGGGAGCCAAATCCAGAATCTAATCAGTCATTACGATTTGTTCTCGAACGGGCTAAAACCTACAATGTACCGAAACACATTATCGACCGTGCGATTGATAAAGCAAAAGGTGGTTCTGAAGAAAGCTATACTGAACTTCGTTACGAGGGCTTTGGACCAAACGGATCCATGGTCATTGTTGATGCCCTTACTAATAACGTAAACCGTACTGCTTCTGACGTCCGTGCTGCATTTGGTAAAAATGGCGGGAACATGGGTGTAAGCGGTTCTGTTGCCTATATGTTTGATGCTACTGCTGTTATCGGTATCGAAGGTAAGTCCTCTGATGATGTGCTTGAACTTTTAATGGAAGCAGACGTAGACGTCCGCGACATTATCGAAGAAGAAGATTCAGTCATTGTTTATGCTGAACCAGATCAGTTCCATGCAGTTCAAGAAGCTTTTAGAAACGCGGGAATTACGGAGTTCACTGTGGCTGAGCTTACTATGCTTGCACAAAATGATGTAACCCTTCCAGAAGATGCGCAAGCTAAATTTGAAAAAATGATTGATGCGCTTGAAGATTTAGATGATGTTCAACAAGTGTACCACAATGTGGACTTAGGTGAATAA